Proteins encoded in a region of the Trypanosoma brucei gambiense DAL972 chromosome 11, complete sequence genome:
- a CDS encoding DNA repair protein, putative → MLFCRHLLFRRSCLFLTAKQGIVSTNEPATVQGFYSCMEYDDLGAADVPDLQVSLLPFQREGVYWMMLRERHHVGGIMADQLGMGKTIQMIGLCLSSHQCNKVVRERHIRNIQTKAQNYRLLTVIRQMQRITVVANCSRINRPATDLRSLLSKVECSDANHSDQNMSDVRTEVEKWLRFTGKFHPTYEKRALAFLDDEQKRSFDLIESKELRTLVVVPAALMLQWKSEIESKVKSSRGLRVYLYHGQSKVISNTELELYDFVITTYDTLANSASGAFAPAFGDSNIVFNRREAGPLFHIRWKRIILDEAHMVRHSRTQRWRAVKELQGVHRWAVTATPLHNNIEDIQNLLHFVGLPRLPVLPGSNPEEILNDRILQRGIARSLQPAFLRRGPVMIRNGKREVLVELPPKTEKVVMKRFSSEESKRYNSILARSRSALESSERKEAAFHIFAMMTRLRQACCHPWISRDRALTVSVCGICKSEAVSSVLTKCGHYFCYECLLLRFRDAVDGDSVAVRLECPTCGEIITKSSVFRNQTLTSAERIAKLKNEEVEVSTKLQMILDSIQAMKKNCPDDKMIIFSHFTSFMDVISVALDNLDIAHLRLDGTMSLSSRNLVIRCFQSSDDVRVILASKTATGVGLNLTAANHVLVVDPWWNPAIEEQAVHRCYRIGQRKHVHVKRIIIEDTIEQYCYEICRRKKEFGDAILRAATKGESGASLATSKLRELLSRLQFVPDSNKTSDNVGDNFTKTPREDCASGSKSSR, encoded by the coding sequence ATGTTGTTTTGTCGGCATTTATTGTTCAGAAGAAGCTGTTTATTTTTGACAGCGAAACAAGGTATAGTATCAACAAATGAACCAGCGACTGTCCAAGGGTTTTATTCATGTATGGAATATGATGACCTTGGTGCTGCAGACGTTCCAGATTTGCAAGTTTCACTTCTCCCATTTCAGAGGGAAGGTGTATACTGGATGATGCTTCGTGAGCGTCATCATGTGGGTGGTATAATGGCTGATCAACTTGGAATGGGTAAAACAATTCAGATGATAGGCCTATGTCTTAGTTCTCACCAGTGCAATAAAGTCGTACGTGAACGTCACATTCGGAATATTCAAACAAAGGCCCAAAATTATCGGTTGTTAACAGTGATTAGACAGATGCAGCGCATCACTGTTGTTGCAAACTGCTCAAGAATTAATCGCCCGGCTACGGATCTTCGTTCCTTATTGAGTAAAGTTGAATGCTCCGATGCAAATCATTCTGATCAGAATATGTCAGATGTTCGTACGGAGGTGGAAAAGTGGCTTCGGTTCACTGGTAAGTTCCATCCTACGTATGAGAAACGGGCTTTGGCCTTTTTAGATGACGAACAAAAACGGTCGTTCGATTTAATTGAGTCGAAAGAACTTCGTACTCTCGTAGTAGTTCCAGCAGCTCTAATGCTCCAATGGAAAAGTGAGATTGAGTCGAAGGTAAAATCATCGCGGGGTTTGAGGGTTTACCTCTATCACGGACAGAGCAAAGTAATTAGCAATACAGAGCTTGAGTTGTACGATTTTGTCATTACTACATATGACACCTTGGCGAACTCCGCCAGCGGCGCCTTTGCGCCGGCATTTGGTGACAGTAACATAGTGTTTAACAGGAGAGAAGCTGGCCCACTTTTCCATATCCGATGGAAGCGCATTATTTTGGATGAGGCACATATGGTTAGGCATTCCCGAACTCAAAGGTGGAGGGCCGTTAAGGAATTACAGGGGGTACATCGGTGGGCCGTCACGGCCACACCTCTTCATAACAATATCGAAGATATTCAAAATCTTCTCCATTTTGTGGGCCTCCCCAGACTTCCAGTGCTCCCAGGGTCAAATCCAGAGGAAATTCTAAACGATCGAATTCTACAGCGTGGTATAGCGCGCTCACTGCAACCTGCGTTCTTGCGTCGGGGTCCAGTAATGATTCGCAATGGTAAAAGAGAGGTGCTAGTGGAGCTCCCACCCAAAACCGAGAAGGTTGTTATGAAGCGCTTTTCTTCCGAGGAGTCCAAACGGTACAACAGCATACTTGCCCGATCGAGGTCGGCGTTGGAGAGTTCGGAGCGTAAGGAGGCTGcttttcacatttttgcTATGATGACACGCCTTCGTCAGGCGTGTTGTCACCCGTGGATTAGTAGGGATCGTGCGCTTACCGTATCAGTGTGTGGTATATGCAAAAGCGAAGCTGTCTCTTCAGTCTTAACGAAGTGTGGACATTACTTTTGTTATGAGTGCTTGCTTCTTCGATTCCGTGATGCGGTTGATGGTGACAGCGTTGCCGTTCGCCTGGAGTGCCCCACCTGCGGGGAAATCATCACAAAAAGTTCTGTGTTTAGGAATCAAACACTTACCTCGGCGGAGCGCATCGCCAAACTGAAAAACGAGGAAGTGGAAGTAAGTACAAAATTACAGATGATACTGGATTCCATTCAGGCAATGAAGAAAAATTGCCCCGATGATAAAATGATTATATTTTCACATTTTACTTCATTCATGGACGTTATATCGGTAGCTCTCGACAATTTGGACATAGCTCATTTACGTTTGGACGGAACAATGAGTTTGAGCAGCCGAAACCTCGTGATTCGTTGCTTTCAATCGAGTGATGATGTACGGGTTATTCTTGCGagcaaaacagcaacaggtgTTGGATTAAACTTAACGGCGGCTAATCACGTTTTGGTAGTTGATCCGTGGTGGAATCCGGCCATTGAAGAGCAGGCTGTTCATCGCTGTTATCGCATCGGCCAGCGCAAGCACGTTCACGTGAAGCGCATAATTATCGAAGACACAATCGAGCAATACTGCTACGAGATTTGCAGGCGTAAGAAGGAATTTGGTGATGCAATCTTGCGAGCCGCAACGAAAGGAGAGTCCGGAGCATCGTTGGCAACATCGAAACTTCGTGAGTTACTTTCTCGCCTGCAGTTTGTGCCAGATAGCAACAAAACGAGCGACAATGTGGGCGATAACTTCACTAAAACTCCAAGGGAGGACTGTGCCAGTGGCAGTAAAAGTTCAAGATAA